CTCGGTCATGTGCACGAAAGCCGGTTTATTTCTTAGCATATAAACTATTTGAtgcaagaaagaagatggataTGGAGTTCGCCTAAGGCTTGCTCATGGGAGGTTGGCACATCTAATGTCAGCCCTTTTACCCAAAATGCTCTCTGGTAAGAAGACAATCTGAATAGGATCGAAATCAACCTTGCCTCCTTTCGAAGCTATCGATTTCCGAAATCGACCTAATTCCTGAACTACCAGAAGCCCTTTTAACGTGTTTCAACcaatttttgagaaaacaacAATTTCTGACCACTTTGGCTGAGCGCCATGGTTGGGCAAATGAAAGCCCATCTCTAGCTGGGCGCCATGGATGGGCACCTCGCCCAGTGACAGTGGTGCTGGCCTCGGCTAGCGGCGGCCGGGCTCGTGGCCTACGAGGACCTCTAGTCGGTTGCCAAtgaggaaagaggaagaagatgaacagtaaagatgatgaacaataaaaagaaaaagaaaaaaagaaaaaagaaacaaatttttttaaaatattaaaatattattaaaaattgacacGTAAGTTCCGGTCGGTTCACGTCAGCATTGGCAGGTCAAAGATTATcgaaatgaattgaattgataaaaatacaaaagatttaggactgaattgacacaaaaaaaaggtttaggactgaattagtacaaatacaaaaagtttaaaactaaattgataaaattaaaagatttaagactgaattgataaaaatataataaatttatgacttttttaacaattttcccgTTCATGCGCGTACATATACAATCAACTGTCGTTGGAGTACCGGCGGGTCCTCAAATTAGCGGTAACGGATGTAGAGGGCCTTGGACTGCACAACACCGGCAAAGAAAAGTACTTGGCTGGTGGCCTAGTTAAGGAACCTACGATACTGACGTCAGTTTTTGTCGTTGGGGCAACATACAAAGTGAGCAGGTCCAAGGCGCTCTGCCTCTATTACCGCCAACTCGAAGACCATCAGTTTCTCAAGTGCAATCCATCGAGTATTTCATATCCGTCTCTTGAAACTACCAAGCCTGCTTACCACCACTCGAGATGCAACTCATGGGCAAAGAGTATACGTTAACCCAAATGGATCGAGATCCTCGGAATTCAACGAAATACCTTTCACCGACGTTCGCCATTTGGTTTTGAAGGCTGGATCATGTGGCGATTCTAGACAAGAATCTCAATGCATCATGAGAAACGTATATGCTTGGTCGGAATTTGATGGATGtcgaaatagaaaattcatctaaagtacataaaaatACGGGAATGTAACTTGCGCAAAAGATAAattgcaaaaagtaaaaatgtaaaaaatgttGAGTTCTGTCATTGATTGAAAGGGCTtataattcaacaaaaaaaaaaaaaaaggacttacAAAGAGTACACTTAGGGTACTTATAACCTCTAAAGACGGCGGCACACATGGAGTTACTAAATTTCAAAGAGCATATAACTTCCTTCCTTTGGTTACTGGAATTTACTTCGCAAGCGGATAAGATATAACAAGCCAATTGTTATCTTTATGTCGGTGGTTATGTTCGCGTAGGTTGTTCGCCGTTGATACCGATGACTTTACGGGAAACTTCAAAACTCTCGTTGATAACTTCACATTGTGTTTCTGTCCATTGTTGACCAAACTCTGCTCTTATCAACTAATTATGATACTTGTCGATAATAACCAATAGTTAGTCATTTTTTAGTCTCAACACAAGGTATTTGATCAAATGTTACCTGGATTTTCGAAATCGAGAGGATCTTGACCCATCGAACCACTAGGTCGGCATCGACAAATAACATGAAACGGAGATTATTCGTAGTCCTAAAATGGTaaacgcatggcaacacttgcgtttcagaaattaacttctagccataagttgatttttctacttttgctttagaagttgatttctaatcggAAAAAAACGGTTGATAATAGGACAAAATTTATACTTgtggaacagaaattcgttttgTAAccgttgaaaatttatacttctagaacattattaacacaaaatcttccgCAAAAAACTATTGTCGGTGACCGAAAAATTTgtagttcatttttatttttcttaaatttttttaaaaataatttttattaaaaaatattatttaacttttaaaaataaaaaaattatttattttttactccggcggtCGGAGATGGTGACATAGCCGCGGCAGTAGGCGGCGGAGGTCGGCGGGGTTGGTGACGATCGGTAGCTAGCGGCGGCAGCCGAAGGGGGCGGTTGGCGGTAATGGCAGAGGCGTGATTGGGAGAGAGAAgcgttgaaaatgaaaagagatcaAGGTGAGAGAGATATTAATGCTGACAgacttctacttctgaaagaaaagtgacttttttaacttctgaaattgactcaaaaataatttcggaagtagaaatttacttcagaagtagaaggTAACAATGCATAACCAAAATAATTTATGCTTTaaaagttgcattaccaaacatatttttgctctagaagcatttctagagtagaaataaattttcaaaagtgttaccatgcgcgccctaagctTCCACGTGCATTGTCCCTTTCAAGTGGCCTCGACTTTTTTGGAATACTGAGGGGATTTTGAAGATAAAGTCAGAGTTCTAGATGATATATATGGTTCACTAAATTCAAATGAAGTTGACGAGCAATCAGAAAGTAGGTTGAGCTGGGACAATATATGCCTCGGAGGTGGTCAAGACGATGGAGCAAGTTTTGGAACTTACAAAAGTTTAGGGTTTCCACAGTACTCTATACATTTCTGGGGGCTATTATGAGTAATGCACACTTTTTTTCTAGAGAATTATTGTAATTAATGAGCTGGGAGGTAGATAAGGAGATGGGATGTCTACCGCAACACCAAGGAAAGATCCGTGGTTGTAATTAGAAATGTTCAAATATATCTGGGGTCGCCTCCCTCTCATTCTGtagcgtaaaaaaaaaaaaaatcaacaaaaaaatagtAATAGAGCATTCTCTCCTAAAAAAGGTAACgataaattgaaggaaaaggttGGTCTTAGGCTTCCGCATCGGGACACGTGACACACATATATTTTCGGGTAATTTTCAAGACTTTAAAGTTTGGGACAATTTTTCTCATATCAATAAATGTCTGTTAGGTCCTAAGCAAGACCTTAAAAGGCTTAAAGAGAGACAGGGGAAGGAACTCTCCGATATGGTGGAGGGAAGTCCCCGTAAATTCTCTCTGTATTCTCTCTTTCTGTGAAAGAAAAACATTCAGAGGGAACTTAGGAATAGTAGTTGGGGAAGGTAGACCCTAGGTCCGCGTCGGTCGAGGGTTATCCGGTACGCTTATATAATAGCCACCCGCATCGGGAGTCATGCTAGAGGCTTGCTCTAGATCCTCCACTAACAAGAGTTATAACCCTCTAGATAGAAAGGTCAACCTTTATATTTTGGCCTTACCAAATTCCTATTTCAGTTATTTGCTATATAGCCCAGCGATGATAAAATCTAAAGCTCATCAGCCATAACAGCAATAGGATCATAGGAAGTCGACGTGacaatgtcaattcagttcccAATCTCTAGAAGCAAAAAGCAAATTCCATCAGATATAAAGATAAGACTTTTTCTATTTGGTTAGGATTTAGGTAGGATGATGACGAATCGTTTTGTATGATCCTTCTAGAGGAAGGGATGACAATATCTACATTTTGACAAGCATTAATGAACAGCAATTGAAAGCGATTTACGCGTGAATGACATATATAATCCGTAAATTTTCCATCCCAAACATTGGAGACATTTGGGCAATCCGTACGTGTGGGAACAAAATAGCCATCAGCATCCTTCCAACTTTGTCAATCAGTGTAATCCTGGAGACTTTAACATTCGTGAGTAACTTCTCTACTGCCATAAGCGCTAACATCATTTCAGAAAtgttcaaagaagaaaaaaaaaatgatgtggcTATGTTTGACACGGCAACGTAAATTTCCACTATTTTGTTGGGTAAATAATGTTACTTGCTGCTAATAGGCACGAGGTCATGCCGATAAAAGAGATTGGAGTAATAGGGACGCTAGTATTATATGTGCGAGGTTTAACTCCCGCGCTCTACAAAAGTCAAAGATATAAAAGTTATATATATTGGGACGTCCTCCTTCTTTCTTTTAGAGTTAATTTTCCGCCAACCTTGATTGGAAAAGTGGCAAGTTGCCAATAATGATCACCTCGGCGCTGGCGGGAGTTACTTTACTTATGTACTGTCCCCATTTACTATctccactctttttttttttttttgggtccaaactATCTCCACTCATTTGGCCAATGAATCTTAGCAATTGTGTCCATTTCAGTTGACATGGATCGTCGCATGGCGCGAACCCGACGTTTGTGAAAATCAAGACGGGGAGAGAGGTCTTTCAGCCTCCATCATTCACACAAAACTTAATTAAAGCGAAATATAGTCGatgtggatatatatatatatatatatatatatatatatatatatatatatatatgaaccaCTAATTAGAGACATTTCTTTAGCTAGAACATAGGAAAACATGGGCTTTTTTAGGGCCATGACTATTATTTTGTAGTTTGTACGCGTGAGGTCTACAATTTTcctgttgtttttgttttttttttgtgcttttcccTCGTCTCCATAAAAAAAGACAGCaagaattttaaatttcaagaCATTTAAGATAAAGCTGATGCATTTTAAGGATTAGAAATCTTCTATGGAAAAGAATATGATTTGAgatcttaggctccgtttgtaaagaggaaaatgaatgatttaaacaaCATTTTACTACAAATGATCACTTGCATAGCTCGAAACAATTAGTCAATGGTAAATGTTTTTGTTATCAATAATAGTTTatatctaaaaattttaaatgaacGACAAAAGTATGttccattcatttatttttgtgagcgatataaataatcattttaaaaaatcttaaaattatgttttgaattgttttttttttacgaaacaaatggaaccttTGTCAATTGTTCAGTTCACTTTCGAGGGTGTCTTGGAACAAAGAGGGGTTAGCCGAaactttctatttttagaaaatattgaaGGGATGTATCGCAAACCGATTCAGAATAATCACACAGATAATAGAATAAAATTAGACGACGCACGGTTTATCCAGGTTAACCCTATAATAAGGTTACGTCTtgtaaagagatttcactatgatttaggtttacaaccATACAACTCGTTAcaaaaatcaaccaaaaaatgAGTAAACATAAATGTCCTAAACGGGCTCAAAACCTAAACTTATCTGAAACCCCTTTAATACATCAACAAATGGGTCAACTTAAACAAAAAGCTCAAAATTGTTGTTGTTTCGGGGGCACTGCCCCCAAACCCTCTCCTACCCACCGACGAGCGGGGTAGCTGTCCACTCACCGGGGAGCGGAACCCCCACCCGCTGACCAAGTaacgggacacccgtgtcgggggcgctgcccccaaACCCCCGCATTCTCTGCACGGGAATCACatgtcgtcggatcatacttcggtttccctaagctcacgtgggggTGCCcgatgtgagaaacaagggaCTTTGAAGTATTTACCAACACCAACAAGTATGAATTATTGGAGAGATTCATCATATCGCATTTCTTGCTAAACTTTCAATCGTTTAGGATTTTATGAAGTTTTTCACCATTTGAATTTCTTGTCAAATAATGTGCTCCATACACAAGCAGATTGGGTTAATTCCATGTACTTGTTGGAAATTGGCCTCTCAAAAAAGGTCGACATTTCAGAACATTCGGCAATCTCCACATTGGACGGCTCAAAGgatgtaattaattaatcacATCGTTTGCCCCCCACGATCTGCACGAACTTTACTTTTCGATATTCCTTAAAAGCTCACTTAAAATccatgggaaaattgtccaaaaaataacataaatctattacaaaacggccaatttagtcctgtcgcgacctaaaaaatagacaagtttccaattttaggttaatggattacgggattaattaattagattaattaacctagttcgagctctcccaagctctaccaaatcgcaacttatggttcatgtgattatcttgcaaaagatttttcatttttggagccgccactaatcatttttggtaggttgattagaaacctaaataaaatagcgggataactattttatttctgcgaatCGGAGATTAAAgagtccggagacttggttacgctagattactctaacgccctttcggtaccattttcacgaaaaaatgtctgatttggcaattttgatggattctgCTTGAGGTTCAAAGGTGtggtttttttggttttttcttcttatgattttttttagttttttgtttattttcaaaataaagaaattacatgaaattgagatgaaataggtttaagattactcCCCAATTTGAACTATCGCACCAAACTTTTGCTCCGGGCTTGTCTTGACCATTGAACCGGTTCGGTGACTTGTGAGACCAAGAAGTCTCGTGGTCCTATCTCTCCTTTatgcttctttctcatctttctATAATTCCACGAGACTcttcaaattaagaaaagaataaaataagtgcgattaatttgaaccaagctagagaaagcaagaggacttagctttagtggatgaaattgctttggcaaattaatcatcGGGACAGATGCAATCTAGGCGTTgatcttctctccatttttgctttcattctattcttgtaccattgatgtctcatcgttggtatgcagctgttttttaacataaaatgtAGAGAAATCAATGTAgaaaatttggactaatttgtatccgaacttagaggaaattaggaaatcacttagctttcttTTGCTGCGGCGATCTTGAACAAATGGGATGAACTTGTGGCTTGTGTTGGTTGGTGCAAAAATTGGCGATGGTAGCACCgggcttcaaaactctcatactctcaaactctcttcaaattttctctctaaaaccaatctcaagagctctctaaattctctatcaccaaaattctcctcctcaattctcaagaactctccctcttttatagccaaatttctccatcatcttttcatcatcttcccttctccatcttctcttcttcatcttcttttcaccatcttcctttctctatcctctcttctatatctcctcttcatcatcttcccttctctatcttcccttcatcaccttcccttcatcatcttcccttcttcatcttcccttcatcaccttcccttcattatcttcccttcttcatcttcccttctccatatccccttctcttggtatttgcaatacaatccccgaggttctaagtatttgcaatacagtccttgagaaaatatttctttcaagtccaaatattcttgctacatttttcaccccatgtcaagtCCGGATGcccgttaaattaagctcaaatgttctgcCTGTCCAATTATATGctaatgcaatgtatgctaacaaataaatatgtgagatgatttttgtttagaactaaaattagttctaatttttatgcaaaaaaatagattagtcaaaatttaggtgtcaacaagtccTAAATgatttaattgtaccaatttagtgttaaaccttttatttgtgccaaattgacaaatcgtcaagatgtttatgactaaaatggcataattaaaaagttcatgattTAATTGAGCgttgtacaataaatttacaCAGTTTTTGACAATTATCCCTAAAATGGTTTATTGCTTCACGCACTGTTATACAGTACAAAGGGCaaaagtacattacaagtgccaaaatttgtgtacggcactcactttatcATCAATACTttcaaaatgattatttaagcgtcaatttttaaaaaaaaacgctCATTTCGGTGCTAACtcctatttgagctgacgtgactTGTAGGAAATCCGTCgtggcctatttttttattaatatttgagctgacatgACTCGCTAAAATTAGTACTGAAGTgagcttttttcaaaaaattttacacttaagtgattgttttaaaatttttggcactaaagtgatcgtttttaaaaaaaattgacattgaagtgagcgttgtacacaaatattggcactggTAACGTAATTAAGTCCTTTTTAAGAAATCGGAGGAATATTTTATTCTAGAGGACGAACAATAAAATAACGCGCCGAATCCGGCAAGTCGTATTTGACATTTGGCAACCTTAACCAACGGCGGGAAAAAAAGTTTGACTTTCTAGAACACGAAGACAGCAAAAGAGTAGTTCAACGCAGGATTCTGTCTTCACCTAGCAGCACCATGAAAACTTCAGAAATTcctaaaaagggagaaaaaggaaaataaataaataaaaacatagaAATTAGAAGCTTCTAAATAAGACCGAATATATGTACATGTGTAGCAGTTTCAGGTAGATCAATTGAACCTCGAGCAGCTGAGCTTGGCCTCGCAGGGACTCTCCCAGGACCAATGAAGCTTTCCAGCATTGGAACGCCGCTTCTCTCTCCATTTATACTCGTCCTCCTCCTGTTATTGATGGTGCCGCCTCGTCTCTCTCTTGCCGACGTCGGCACCGGCGCCCACTATAGTCCTCCGTACACGCGTGCGTACAATCTCTATCCCTCTATCACTCTCGCTCTCGCTTGCGAATGAGTTTAATCATCCTTGTGTTTCAGCAACTGCGTGTTTCGGCAACGATCCGGCGCAGTTCCCGTCGAGCAACTTCTTCGCGGCAGCAGGGGAAGGGATATGGGACAACGGAGCATCGTGCGGGAGGCAGTACCTGGTGCGGTGCATCAGCGCCTCGGTCTCCGGGACCTGCGTTCCCGGCAAGACCATCCAAGTCCGAATTGTTGACCGCGCGCTGTCCTCGTCCTCGCGTCCCTCGAGCAGCGGTGCGACCGTCGTCCTATCCACAACGGCGTTCGGCGCGATCACGAAGTTGTCCGCTGCGGCAATCAACGTCGAGTACCAACAGTGCGTTCGTTTTTCCTCACCTAATTTTGTCTGTCTTTTGATACAAACTAAGCACCCTTTTGATGTTTACCTAAACAAGACACGAGTTCAGGGAGAGAAACCTGAATCTCACACGGTTTCAACGTGGATAAGCTCTAACATGGTATGTCTTGTCCTAACTGCACGTTTACACAAaaagaatgatttaaaaaatatacttttaatattaatcattcatatttttttacaacaataaatgaataaaaatatttttatcgttcacgaaaatatttagacttaaattattattgataataaagatatttttttatcgaataattattttaagtgataaaaatgatcagttttaaagaaaatattttttaaagtattCGGTCTTCCCCCAAATAAATagagtttgaaaattttgacattgttggctaattttggctgaCTAACCCATATGTATTGCACCACATATCGTCATCACCCGTGAGCGATGACGTAATGACTCAATGGtttcgttttttatttgtttgtttatttatttcaaataggaATAGAAGACtgctttgattttttctgtGGAGATACATTTTTAGATGTTGGCACGCTTCACAAAAAAGTGATAACGacggcaaaattttttttttttacatctttCTTGGCAGGGTTTGATGGGGACACACAACATGCACATTTGAGCTGGTTAACGAATTCACCCTCTAATGATTGAGGAATTAATCGGAGAAAATATCACAGCGATCGGtttagtccaaaaccttttaattttgtcaattcagtcctaaatctattgtacggcagCCAATTCAGTGCATCGTTAGATAGCACAAGTATTTGATATAGTTGTATTCTAGGATAGCTTGCTTTTTCTCGTTAGAGAAAAATAGCTAATTTTGTTATTAAATTAAGTTACTTCCTTTCCTATACATATTGTCGTGATGATTGTA
This genomic interval from Rhodamnia argentea isolate NSW1041297 chromosome 4, ASM2092103v1, whole genome shotgun sequence contains the following:
- the LOC115750057 gene encoding EG45-like domain containing protein isoform X2 → MKLSSIGTPLLSPFILVLLLLLMVPPRLSLADVGTGAHYSPPYTPTACFGNDPAQFPSSNFFAAAGEGIWDNGASCGRQYLVRCISASVSGTCVPGKTIQVRIVDRALSSSSRPSSSGATVVLSTTAFGAITKLSAAAINVEYQQV
- the LOC115750057 gene encoding EG45-like domain containing protein isoform X1, with translation MKLSSIGTPLLSPFILVLLLLLMVPPRLSLADVGTGAHYSPPYTPTACFGNDPAQFPSSNFFAAAGEGIWDNGASCGRQYLVRCISASVSGTCVPGKTIQVRIVDRALSSSSRPSSSGATVVLSTTAFGAITKLSAAAINVEYQQCVRFSSPNFVCLLIQTKHPFDVYLNKTRVQGEKPESHTVSTWISSNMGLMGTHNMHI